One stretch of Miscanthus floridulus cultivar M001 chromosome 18, ASM1932011v1, whole genome shotgun sequence DNA includes these proteins:
- the LOC136519739 gene encoding uncharacterized protein isoform X2 yields the protein MQAVAFASAPAIFVSASASVRPCRSAAPDSGRPRRGARGAVRCEVASSSAPSAAGPQAARWAQRTVVIPPQRRGCHLITNKIVNEIRNDLAEFKCGMAHLFFQHTSVSLTINENYDSDVQGLSVYGGTT from the exons ATGCAGGCGGTGGCGTTCGCGTCGGCTCCGGCCATATTcgtctccgcctccgcctccgtgcGGCCCTGCCGCAGCGCGGCTCCGGACTCCGGGCGGCCCCGCCGCGGCGCGCGTGGCGCCGTCCGGTGCGAGGTCGCCTCCTCCTCGGCGCCGTCGGCGGCTGGACCCCAGGCCGCCCGGTGGGCCCAGAGGACCGTGGTCATCCCGCCTCAGCGCCGCGGCTGCCACCTCATCACCAACAAG ATCGTAAACGAGATAAGGAATGACCTGGCCGAGTTCAAGTGTGGCATGGCGCATCTGTTCT TTCAGCACACAAGCGTTTCATTGACAATTAATGAGAACTACGACTCTGATGTCCAG GGTCTATCTGTCTATGGAGGCACAACATAG
- the LOC136519739 gene encoding uncharacterized protein isoform X1: MQAVAFASAPAIFVSASASVRPCRSAAPDSGRPRRGARGAVRCEVASSSAPSAAGPQAARWAQRTVVIPPQRRGCHLITNKIVNEIRNDLAEFKCGMAHLFFQHTSVSLTINENYDSDVQVDTETFLSRIVPEGLSVYGGTT, encoded by the exons ATGCAGGCGGTGGCGTTCGCGTCGGCTCCGGCCATATTcgtctccgcctccgcctccgtgcGGCCCTGCCGCAGCGCGGCTCCGGACTCCGGGCGGCCCCGCCGCGGCGCGCGTGGCGCCGTCCGGTGCGAGGTCGCCTCCTCCTCGGCGCCGTCGGCGGCTGGACCCCAGGCCGCCCGGTGGGCCCAGAGGACCGTGGTCATCCCGCCTCAGCGCCGCGGCTGCCACCTCATCACCAACAAG ATCGTAAACGAGATAAGGAATGACCTGGCCGAGTTCAAGTGTGGCATGGCGCATCTGTTCT TTCAGCACACAAGCGTTTCATTGACAATTAATGAGAACTACGACTCTGATGTCCAGGTTGACACTGAAACATTTCTTAGTCGCATTGTTCCAGAG GGTCTATCTGTCTATGGAGGCACAACATAG